GGCGGAAGGGGCGGGCGGCAGGGGCGGGTCCTGCCCCGGGGCGGGCCCGGCAGCCTCGCCATGGTGAACCTGGGAGTGCGGCGGGTGGAGGATGATGTGGCCGCCAAGCACCCGGTGCGCCCCGCGGTGGACGTGCTGGGTGGCCTGGGGGTGCGGGGGGGCCCGGGACTGAGGGAGCCGGGTGGGCCTCCGGCCCTCACACTGACGCTTCCTCGCAGGCGCTGCAGCAGTACGCGGCTTGTCAGTCTCACGCCTTCATGAAGGGCATCGGCACCTTCTTGGCAGGTACGGGCCGGTCCAGCCACCCCGGCATCCCCCGGGCTGTTCTTGGCCGCTCCCACGGGGCAGCGGGGACGTCCCGGCCATGTCCGGTAATCGCGGCCTCGGTCTCGGCAGGCAGCGGGGCTGCCTTCGCGGTGCAGAAGATGGCGCGGCAGAAGCTGCCATACAGCCTGCAGTGGAGCCTGCTGTTGGCTGCCGGTAAGTGCCCAGCTCGAACGGAACAGAGGGGTGTTTGCCACTGTTATGGGGGCTCGACTCTGGCTCCAgccacctccctgtgccccggtccccagggctcaggaggGTTCGGGGCAGTAGGTGCTGTCCCCAccgtggtgctgctggcactccCAGGAGCACCTCGGCCGCCCCAGCTACAGGGTCCCTCGGAAGCTACGTGGTAACCAGAGCCGAGACGCAGAAATGCTCCAACTTTTGGATTTATCTGGAGACAGGCAAGTCCCCACAAGAGCTCGCCGTGACTGGTGGGGTGTCTCAGCCCACAGGTACAGTCATATCTTCCTACGGCTTTGCCTGAGCTTGTTGTGCTAGCTTCTTCCCTGCTGCAATAATTACTTTGCTGTCTTGTAATTTAGCTGGTGACCATGTCATTGCCAAAAATCTCATTATAAGTCCCACACTGGCACCCTGCAGCCaaggggtgggagcaggagcacccATGGTGGGTGGAGTCCTTACTTAATTTCATGcctcccctgtccctctgtgcacctggcacagtgggtTCCTGAGCAGGGGTGGTGGTGTGGGCTGGGTGCACTTGCTGCTGtcttctgccctgcctgcttTCGGTATTCACAAAAGCCAGCACAAAAGGCTTATTtgctggaggaggaaggagaaggtaAGGGATAGAGAGAGCAACTGAGGTGTGGAGGGATTTGCTGCCTAGTAGGGTGGGCGGAATTGGAGGGGCATCAAGACAGCCACTGGTGGACAATTCTTGTTGCTGCTCGCTTCCTTCTCCCATACATACCTTGAGCTCCCAAATCTAGGCCAACTTGAAGAGGCTTCATGTGCTTCACCAAGGCTCTGTGATTCTTTGCCCATGCCTGGCAAATCCACCAGGGTAGTTGGAGGTCCAGGGAATTTGTACTTTCTTGTTGCAGAAAACCTCCTTAGTGCAGAAGACGGGGACGGCGCTGCAACACTGGTGAGGAAGAACAGGTATGGTGACGTGGTGGACTAGCCAGCAGAGCATAgcctgctgtgtctgtgtctcacTTCACCCCTTCCTGTTTGCCCAACCTGATGCTGCCCATGCtgcctgtgagggtggtgggcTTGGTGACACTTCTGGAAAGCTCAGAGGACTTGATCCTGCCAGAGCAAGCGTGGTGGAGGCACCTCAGGGATTGCTGCCTGCCCCAAGGCCTCTGAACTTCGCACTGGGGGTACAATTAAAGTTGAGAGCTGAATGCACTTGTTGTGGATGAGGtgaagggcagagcaggtggTGAATGTCAGCCTGAGGCAACCTCTGCTGTgaatgctggagcagagagTTCTGGTCCCTCTGTGGTGATGGCAGTTGCAGTCAGTACTTGGATTGCTCTGAGAGTGCAGGTGCAGACAAGTCTGGGCTAAGTTGTGAGGGTAGAgctgttgctgtgttttctgagcCCAGCCAGTCCCCATGTCCCTTCCACCACAGCAGCAAGGCTTGTCATATCTACCTGAACAGGCCTGAGCTGAGTCCCACAGCTGGGTGGCCTCTGGGGTGTCCCCTTCCCCTGCAACAGAGCTGACCATGTGCCCAGGGCCCCTCTCTGCAGTGCTCACCTGTCATTGGCTAGTCCCAGATTGTCCATCCACATCCATAACTACTTGGCAAGGTAATCCCATGCACACAGTGGGGCATGTAGAGTTTTTCCATGTCAGACTCCAAGTCTTGACTAGGtcaattttctgcttttagtgGACGTCCAGCTCTtattcagctgcagctgaatttcTTAGAAGATGAAACCCAACCTGATTTCAGGGAGCTGCCCAGGTTCTTAGAGCAGTGTTTCAGCTTCAGGAACCGTGTGAGGTACATAGACAGGCCCTGAACGTCACCACAGGAGGGAGTCCCTGTGCTGAGGAGATGAGCTTGGGGAGGAAGCTGGGCTTGGAGGTTCACAGCATCCTCTGAACTGGAATCGGGCTTGCCCTGTGCAGAGAAATGGGGAGCAGCCAATGGAAGAGCTGAAAGCAAAGTGCTGCGGGGAACAGGTATGTTAAGTCAAGCATAGTATTCCAGGagttcagctggagcaggaaagggTGTTGGGGAGCGAGCAAACCCATGGAGCAGAGTTGGTGCCGCCAGCAGGAGCAAAGAGGGCAGTGAGaaactgcagctccctgcagccactccTCTCTAGTGTTTGTGGAActtgcagggcagggggagacTTCCCAAAGGATTGGAGAGCTTGGACCAGTCccatgcagctgctgagcactgtgATGTGTGTCCTGGTGTCTGAGCTGccagtgactgcagcagcaaatgtgagctgctttgctgctgccctTGAGCACCAGAGCTAGGCCCTGGCAGTGGAGGCTGCTGGCAGGTTGCtttgctgggggctgtggcagtgAGAGACAGCTtgagctgcctgctcctggcttTGGGGTGACTGTacctccagcactggggaagCACAAGCTTGGTGACTGTGGCTGGCTGGAATCCTCCACCTCCAGGTAGGCCTGGGTCTGGCATGAGGTTTCCAGCCCACCTTGGTCTATTTGAGGTCACCTCCAGGCTGGtagagcacagagctgtgacGGTGTCTCAGCAC
The Serinus canaria isolate serCan28SL12 chromosome 17, serCan2020, whole genome shotgun sequence DNA segment above includes these coding regions:
- the TMEM141 gene encoding transmembrane protein 141 isoform X1, with the protein product MEGPRRFRHGRGGRGGRQGRVLPRGGPGSLAMVNLGVRRVEDDVAAKHPALQQYAACQSHAFMKGIGTFLAGSGAAFAVQKMARQKLPYSLQWSLLLAAATGSLGSYVVTRAETQKCSNFWIYLETGKSPQELAVTGGVSQPTENLLSAEDGDGAATLVRKNRYGDVVD
- the TMEM141 gene encoding transmembrane protein 141 isoform X3; translation: MEGPRRFRHGRGGRGGRQGRVLPRGGPGSLAMVNLGVRRVEDDVAAKHPALQQYAACQSHAFMKGIGTFLAGSGAAFAVQKMARQKLPYSLQWSLLLAAGLRRVRGSRCCPHRGAAGTPRSTSAAPATGSLGSYVVTRAETQKCSNFWIYLETGKSPQELAVTGGVSQPTENLLSAEDGDGAATLVRKNRYGDVVD
- the TMEM141 gene encoding transmembrane protein 141 isoform X2; the protein is MEGPRRFRHGRGGRGGRQGRVLPRGGPGSLAMVNLGVRRVEDDVAAKHPALQQYAACQSHAFMKGIGTFLAGSGAAFAVQKMARQKLPYSLQWSLLLAAGSLGSYVVTRAETQKCSNFWIYLETGKSPQELAVTGGVSQPTENLLSAEDGDGAATLVRKNRYGDVVD
- the TMEM141 gene encoding transmembrane protein 141 isoform X4; amino-acid sequence: MMWPPSTRYGPVQPPRHPPGCSWPLPRGSGDVPAMSGNRGLGLGRQRGCLRGAEDGAAEAAIQPAVEPAVGCRSTSAAPATGSLGSYVVTRAETQKCSNFWIYLETGKSPQELAVTGGVSQPTENLLSAEDGDGAATLVRKNRYGDVVD